Part of the Fundulus heteroclitus isolate FHET01 chromosome 20, MU-UCD_Fhet_4.1, whole genome shotgun sequence genome, tttagccataaaaaaagaagaaaggaatgTGCTGGTCCATATTCAAAGGCTGACTGCCAAGACGAGCCTGTATTCGAGCTAGTCCTGGTTACTATATATCGTATCGTCATCGCAGCATCAGTGTGTGCAGTCTTTCCACGGCAAAGAACCGGAGAGCGATAAATGCTGGCTAATATATACCAAGTGTTATGAACTTGTGTTGTACATGCTAATGTAACGTTTAGCCTGCTGGACAGAGCCACATTCTAAAGGTCAGAGTGTAGAAAGTACAGATGGGAAAATCAACTGATACCAACATTTACCAATATTATCGCCATGGCAGGACTTTCTAACATGGGGCAGGCCTAATGTGAAGGGCTGTCGGGCTCAGGGTTTCTGTGAGGTCTTCAAAAATGTATAGAAGTATGGAACTTGATATTCTCCAGGTTTAGGTAGGCGTAGAAGAGGAGAAATAGAATGGGGGACAAAATATTTGGATAtacaaaatgttgtttgttGAATTGTAAATATAATGAATAggtttctgaaaaataaaaaaaattctaactgCTTCACTTTTTGTTTCCTCTTTATTTCTCCTTTGACTTTTGTCACTGTCTCCACAGCTGTGGAACCATGACGTCAAGGAAGAAAGTGCTACTCAAAGTCATCATCCTCGGAGACTCTGGGTAAGCGGTCGCTCCACGTTTTCCGTAGGGTCTGAATGATTACCTCCAGGCGGGAGAAAAAGCCACTTCCAGGTTTAAACAATCCTGACTTTTCTTGTCCTCCTGTTTTTCACCACATGGGTTGTGCATGTGTATGCTCTCTTTGTTGCTGTAGCGTTGGGAAGACCTCGTTAATGAACCAGTATGTGAATAAGAAGTTCAGCAACCAGTACAAAGCCACAATTGGTGCTGATTTCCTGACGAAAGAAGTGATGGTAGATGACAGACTGGTCACGATGCAGGTATTGACGCTACTTGTAACGCTGTGTCCTTTTGGTGTAGAAAAGCTTTAAGAGAGTCACAAACTACAAAACATCTGAGTTCATGTCAAATACTAAGCAGGACATGTGGATGTAAATAAGATTGTAACTGTTCTGTTACAGATTTGGGACACTGCAGGTCAGGAGAGGTTCCAGTCCTTAGGTGTGGCTTTCTACCGGGGAGCAGACTGCTGCGTTCTGGTGTTTGATGTGACTGCACCCAACACCTTCAAGACCTTGGACAGCTGGAGGGACGAGTTCTTGATTCAGGCTAGCCCACGAG contains:
- the rab7a gene encoding ras-related protein rab7, giving the protein MTSRKKVLLKVIILGDSGVGKTSLMNQYVNKKFSNQYKATIGADFLTKEVMVDDRLVTMQIWDTAGQERFQSLGVAFYRGADCCVLVFDVTAPNTFKTLDSWRDEFLIQASPRDPENFPFVVLGNKIDLENRQVTTKRAQAWCQSKNNIPYFETSAKEAINVEQAFQTIARNALKQETEVELYNEFPEPIKLDRNERAKPSAETCSC